The following nucleotide sequence is from Bacteroidales bacterium.
TTTATTAGAGATTTAGAAGCTGCCTTGGTGAGAATTGAAAATAAAACTTTTGGCATTTGCCGCGAATCTGGTAAGCTAATTTCTAAAGAACGCCTAAGAGCCGTTCCTCACACTACTCTTAGCATAGAAGCTAAGAAAAAACAGAAACCAACTAATCAACGCATTAGCCTCCCTCCTGATGAATAAAAAAATTCTTAGAAACGTACTAATATTTATTTTTGTGCTAATCCTTGCTGACCAAGCATTTAAAATTTATATTAAAACGAATTTTCTTTTGGGGGAAGAAGTAAATGTTTTAGGTAATTGGTTCAGATTATGCTTTGTAGAAAATATAGGTATGGCTTTCGGGCTACACTTAAAAGGAGCTGTAGGAAAATATATCCTAAGCATCTTCAGGTTAATTGTAGCAGGCTTAATTTTCTGGTATTTATTAAAAATCATTAAAGAAAAAAAACATTCTTTATTTATTTTTTCAATTGCCATGATTTTTGCTGGAGCATTAGGTAATATTTTAGATAGCGC
It contains:
- a CDS encoding lipoprotein signal peptidase, with product MNKKILRNVLIFIFVLILADQAFKIYIKTNFLLGEEVNVLGNWFRLCFVENIGMAFGLHLKGAVGKYILSIFRLIVAGLIFWYLLKIIKEKKHSLFIFSIAMIFAGALGNILDSAFYGMIFEESYIYGSGAEPAAIFPANGGYAGFLQGKVVDMLYFPIIEGHYPSWFPFNAGEEFIFFRPVFNLSDSYISIAVVIILVFQRKIFGKQK